One region of Anticarsia gemmatalis isolate Benzon Research Colony breed Stoneville strain chromosome 2, ilAntGemm2 primary, whole genome shotgun sequence genomic DNA includes:
- the MED14 gene encoding mediator complex subunit 14 isoform X2: protein MVPVAIEGCTQGAEGGGARGGSISLALLIDFIVQRTYDELTVLAELLPRKTDMERKIEIYKFSARTRQLFVRLLALVKWASSATKVDRSAHIMAFLDKQALLFVDTADVLARVARETLVHARLPTFHMAAAVEVLTLGTYSRLPAVIRERLVPPPALTPAERRSTLRALAHVVRQRLTTASLPSDIRNLKVENGRATFTVGQEFSVSLTVMGDAPNLPWRLLDIAILIQDSETGEGKPLVHSSQLAWLRGVAQARLAAAGLSGALTALRYFCRSLSLELLYTQTLRLCRDRLSRHLQVDRYIPGQKLQVSYWRELGCELGYRLIIGAEGEQLCVWHVPALAGGERVASALTPHAPSMERLLAHTVHVRSRQRLNDLKVLLNDLGVECSVGGWPCVLACSVVAPCLRAEQLLVCVGAHGGRLRARVPAYPATPRMPDLAAALANTNVNHIKALLTQLRFWLVARRCEKTLQHLPASVCEHLPFLHGPDHPLTKLAPDRLYVTLHRHTDHILIVEMKEVAAGSTATTSNSSNSGSACSVSLSFHLAGAKRCTPDECEDEQGSSSSSTPATVTRAFLKLHSLVELDTFTLTHGPFTPLDTPGMQPGKRKLSASNARAVRVRQPAYFIPELAHVVAAADERVPFVNLAQELAARGVTHGGVQPEWSGSALGMRVVALPRPEGACPRAAAALRERLLAATIRLTTKNQARVWTAEIVFHGSPVRTPNPREQGERRCVYLQYELGTDAGRTADAFLADWAAIVHLHTLLHDFMLRPAQERESVWQGVCIRSYTYRSLVVGFGAAQRATAVLQWSAGAARYTVATPAHQPAANAHHLLHHHLDHYINCHKDLMSLGVVLRETYTPLLALSRLPTLPQLGLHHVRTLMPTPTFTLLAHSWRKIRIIYAGAYSLEVGIRGGGVVTIRDGSYSKFDRSTVVDEFAPAQGLKMFLSRYVEDNMSARLLAEEDNPPSPMSPMPPGGLRFPAPLTPPQPHTPHSAPVTPHPASPAQHQMGGGSFNLTSPPGGAAGGGGVSASPASPLAPSPHAPAASPHPPPTSPFTAWPASPSLPRPSPGHHPSPRHHLDHKGPQASSSTSRGGAGGAGGRAWAGASATPLAVCKLETLCTPAEPPPGAPPGPALAPLQRFLACVYMKRTLQRFVQQEDYLTLVSVETTSLTFRCESAGLAARVALHQQHMQSLHLHLTPLPDHNKDQWSADDLQVMEKFFEQRVAVSPYRATALQGWTRAWGAPGAALAALVALMRAELAPAAPMLWQLHWALRIPPAAPPIVPAGQPAVLLAKHKILFFICLTRGDTQLVLPLVYDMQMNVTQLADKQNAQPHLIAVGLHLKRFNEFNQSHSECTLWPAVRDLLTNFTLPQEAPQPAAPPPP, encoded by the exons gCTGCCTACATTTCACATGGCTGCAGCAGTAGAAGTTCTCACTTTAGGTACCTATAGCCGCCTCCCAGCTGTGATAAGAGAGCGCCTGGTGCCTCCGCCAGCACTGACGCCTGCTGAGCGTCGGTCCACGTTGCGTGCACTAGCGCACGTTGTTCGTCAAAGACTTACTACCGCGTCGCTACCTAGTGATATCCGGAACTTAAAg gTTGAGAATGGACGAGCTACGTTCACTGTGGGGCAAGAGTTTAGCGTGTCTCTCACGGTAATGGGGGATGCCCCCAACCTGCCGTGGCGTTTGCTGGACATCGCCATACTCATTCAGGACAGTGAAACTGGTG AGGGAAAGCCGCTAGTACATAGTTCGCAGTTGGCCTGGCTGCGTGGGGTCGCGCAGGCGCGTCTCGCGGCGGCTGGACTGAGCGGCGCATTGACTGCGTTACGCTACTTCTGTCGCTCCCTCTCTCTGGAGTTGTTGTACACACAAACGCTCAGATTGTGTCGAGATCGACTGTCGAGACATCTTCAAGTAGACAGATACATACCAGGCCAAAAATTGCAAGTTTCTTATTGGAG GGAGCTGGGGTGCGAGCTGGGCTACCGGCTGATCATCGGCGCGGAGGGCGAGCAGCTGTGCGTGTGGCACGTGCCGGCGCTGGCGGGCGGCGAGCGCGTGGCCAGCGCGCTCACGCCGCACGCGCCCTCCATGGAGCGCCTGCTGGCGCACACCGTGCACGTGCGCTCGCGGCAGAGGCTCAACGATCTCAAAGTGTTGCTTAACGACTTGGGG GTGGAGTGCAGCGTGGGCGGCTGGCCGTGCGTGCTGGCGTGCTCGGTGGTGGCGCCGTGCCTGCGCGCGGAGCAGCTGCTGGTGTGCGTGGGCGCGCACGGCGGGCGGCTGCGCGCGCGGGTGCCGGCCTACCCCGCCACGCCGCGCATGCCTGACCTGGCCGCCGCGCTCGCCAACACCAACGTCAACCACATCAAGGCGCTGCTCACTCAACTCAG ATTCTGGTTGGTGGCTCGTCGCTGTGAGAAAACTCTGCAGCACTTGCCGGCGAGCGTGTGCGAACATCTCCCTTTCTTGCACGGACCGGACCATCCGCTGACCAAACTCGCGCCGGACCGCCTCTACGTCACATTACATAGACATACTGACCATATACTT ATAGTGGAAATGAAAGAGGTAGCGGCTGGTAGTACGGCAACTACAAGCAACAGTTCAAACAGTGGAAGTGCTTGCTCCGTGTCGCTGTCCTTCCACCTTGCTGGCGCCAAGCGATGCACACCCGACGAATGCGAGGATGAG CAGGGTTCTTCAAGCAGCTCTACGCCAGCGACTGTCACTCGTGCCTTCTTGAAACTGCATTCACTTGTAGAATTAGACACGTTTACTCTCACACACGGACCATTCACACCTCTCGACACTCCTG GTATGCAGCCCGGTAAGCGCAAGTTGTCAGCGTCGAACGCTCGCGCGGTGCGAGTGCGCCAGCCCGCCTACTTCATACCGGAGCTGGCGCACGTGGTGGCCGCCGCGGACGAGCGCGTGCCCTTCGTCAATCTAGCACAAGAG CTGGCGGCGCGCGGCGTGACGCACGGCGGCGTGCAGCCGGAGTGGAGCGGGTCGGCGCTGGGCATGCGCGTGGTGGCGCTGCCGCGGCCCGAGGGCGCGtgcccgcgcgccgccgccgcgctgcgcGAGCGCCTGCTGGCCGCCACCATCCGCCTCACCACCAAGAACCAGGCGCGCGTGTGGACCGCCGAGATCGTGTTCCACGGCTCGCCCGTGCGCACGCCCAACCCCAGGGAGCAAG GAGAACGTCGCTGCGTGTACTTACAATATGAATTGGGAACGGACGCGGGGAGGACCGCGGACGCGTTCCTCGCGGACTGGGCGGCCATCGTACACCTTCACACTTTGTTGCATGACTTCATGCTTCGGCCGGCACAAG AGCGCGAGAGCGTGTGGCAGGGCGTGTGTATCCGCTCGTACACGTACCGCTCGCTGGTGGTGGGGTTCGGCGCGGCGCAGCGCGCCACGGCCGTGCTGCAGTggagcgcgggcgcggcgcgctACACCGTGGCCACGCCCGCGCACCAGCCCGCCGCCAACGCGCACCACCTGCTGCACCACCACCTCGACCACTACATCAACTG TCACAAAGACCTGATGTCACTGGGAGTAGTGCTGCGTGAGACGTACACGCCTCTGCTGGCGCTCAGTCGGCTGCCCACTCTGCCACAGCTGGGCTTACACCACGTGCGCACGCTCATGCCCACGCCCACCTTCACACTACTAGCTCATTCATGGAGAAAG ATCCGTATCATATACGCGGGTGCATATTCACTAGAGGTGGGTATACGTGGCGGCGGCGTGGTCACTATCAGGGACGGATCATACTCCAAATTTGATCGAAGCACTGTGGTCGACGAGTTTGCACCTGCGCAGGGACTCAAG ATGTTCCTGTCGCGGTATGTAGAAGACAATATGAGTGCAAGACTGTTAGCTGAAGAGGACAACCCGCCGTCACCCATGTCTCCGATGCCGCCTG GAGGACTAAGGTTCCCCGCGCCGCTGACTCCGCCGCAGCCACACACGCCACACTCGGCGCCCGTCACACCACACCCTGCATCGCCGGCACAACACCAA ATGGGAGGCGGGTCGTTCAACCTGACGTCCCcgccgggcggcgcggcgggcggcggcggcgtgtcGGCGTCCCCCGCGTCCCCGCTGGCGCCGTCCCCGCACGCGCCCGCCGCGTCCCCGCACCCGCCGCCCACGTCGCCCTTCACGGCCTGGCCCGCCTCGCCCTCGCTGCCGCGGCCCTCGCCCGGCCACCATCCCTCGCCGCGACACCACCTCGATCACAAAG GTCCGCAGGCGAGCTCGTCGACGAGCCGCggcggggcgggcggcgcgggcgggcgcgcGTGGGCGGGCGCCAGCGCCACGCCGCTGGCCGTGTGCAAGCTGGAGACGCTGTGCACGCCGGCCGAGCCGCCGCCCGGCGCGCCGCCCGGGCCCGCGCTGGCGCCGCTGCAGCGCTTCCTCGCCTGCGTCTACATGAAGCGCACGCTGCAGCGCTTCGTGCAGCAGGAGGACTAC TTGACCCTAGTGTCGGTGGAGACGACTAGTCTTACGTTCCGATGTGAGAGCGCGGGGCTCGCGGCGCGCGTAGCGTTGCATCAACAGCACATGCAGTCGTTACATCTGCATCTAACGCCGCTGCCCGACCACAACAAGGATCAGTGGTCCGCTGACGATTTACAG GTGATGGAGAAGTTCTTCGAGCAGCGCGTGGCGGTGTCGCCGTACCGCGCCACGGCGCTGCAGGGCTGGACCCGCGCGTGGGGCGCGCCCGGCGCCGCGCTGGCCGCGCTCGTGGCGCTCATGCGGGCCGAGCTGGCGCCCGCCGCGCCCATGCTGTGGCAGCTGCACTGGGCGCTGCGCAtcccgcccgccgcgccgcccatCGTGCCCGCCGGCCAGCCCGCCGTGCTGCTCGCCAAGCACAAGATCCTCTTCTTT ATCTGCCTAACCCGCGGCGACACCCAACTCGTGCTGCCGCTAGTGTACGACATGCAGATGAACGTGACGCAGCTGGCCGACAAACAAAACGCACAACCGCATCTTATCGCAGTCGGCTTGCATCTCAAAAG ATTCAACGAATTCAACCAGTCCCACTCGGAGTGCACGCTGTGGCCGGCGGTGCGCGACCTGCTGACGAACTTCACGCTACCGCAGGAGGCGCCGCAGCCCGCCGCGCCCCCGCCGCCATAG
- the MED14 gene encoding mediator complex subunit 14 isoform X3, with product MVPVAIEGCTQGAEGGGARGGSISLALLIDFIVQRTYDELTVLAELLPRKTDMERKIEIYKFSARTRQLFVRLLALVKWASSATKVDRSAHIMAFLDKQALLFVDTADVLARVARETLVHARLPTFHMAAAVEVLTLGTYSRLPAVIRERLVPPPALTPAERRSTLRALAHVVRQRLTTASLPSDIRNLKVVENGRATFTVGQEFSVSLTVMGDAPNLPWRLLDIAILIQDSETGEGKPLVHSSQLAWLRGVAQARLAAAGLSGALTALRYFCRSLSLELLYTQTLRLCRDRLSRHLQVDRYIPGQKLQVSYWRELGCELGYRLIIGAEGEQLCVWHVPALAGGERVASALTPHAPSMERLLAHTVHVRSRQRLNDLKVLLNDLGVECSVGGWPCVLACSVVAPCLRAEQLLVCVGAHGGRLRARVPAYPATPRMPDLAAALANTNVNHIKALLTQLRFWLVARRCEKTLQHLPASVCEHLPFLHGPDHPLTKLAPDRLYVTLHRHTDHILIVEMKEVAAGSTATTSNSSNSGSACSVSLSFHLAGAKRCTPDECEDEGSSSSSTPATVTRAFLKLHSLVELDTFTLTHGPFTPLDTPGMQPGKRKLSASNARAVRVRQPAYFIPELAHVVAAADERVPFVNLAQELAARGVTHGGVQPEWSGSALGMRVVALPRPEGACPRAAAALRERLLAATIRLTTKNQARVWTAEIVFHGSPVRTPNPREQGERRCVYLQYELGTDAGRTADAFLADWAAIVHLHTLLHDFMLRPAQERESVWQGVCIRSYTYRSLVVGFGAAQRATAVLQWSAGAARYTVATPAHQPAANAHHLLHHHLDHYINCHKDLMSLGVVLRETYTPLLALSRLPTLPQLGLHHVRTLMPTPTFTLLAHSWRKIRIIYAGAYSLEVGIRGGGVVTIRDGSYSKFDRSTVVDEFAPAQGLKMFLSRYVEDNMSARLLAEEDNPPSPMSPMPPGGLRFPAPLTPPQPHTPHSAPVTPHPASPAQHQMGGGSFNLTSPPGGAAGGGGVSASPASPLAPSPHAPAASPHPPPTSPFTAWPASPSLPRPSPGHHPSPRHHLDHKGPQASSSTSRGGAGGAGGRAWAGASATPLAVCKLETLCTPAEPPPGAPPGPALAPLQRFLACVYMKRTLQRFVQQEDYLTLVSVETTSLTFRCESAGLAARVALHQQHMQSLHLHLTPLPDHNKDQWSADDLQVMEKFFEQRVAVSPYRATALQGWTRAWGAPGAALAALVALMRAELAPAAPMLWQLHWALRIPPAAPPIVPAGQPAVLLAKHKILFFICLTRGDTQLVLPLVYDMQMNVTQLADKQNAQPHLIAVGLHLKRFNEFNQSHSECTLWPAVRDLLTNFTLPQEAPQPAAPPPP from the exons gCTGCCTACATTTCACATGGCTGCAGCAGTAGAAGTTCTCACTTTAGGTACCTATAGCCGCCTCCCAGCTGTGATAAGAGAGCGCCTGGTGCCTCCGCCAGCACTGACGCCTGCTGAGCGTCGGTCCACGTTGCGTGCACTAGCGCACGTTGTTCGTCAAAGACTTACTACCGCGTCGCTACCTAGTGATATCCGGAACTTAAAggta gTTGAGAATGGACGAGCTACGTTCACTGTGGGGCAAGAGTTTAGCGTGTCTCTCACGGTAATGGGGGATGCCCCCAACCTGCCGTGGCGTTTGCTGGACATCGCCATACTCATTCAGGACAGTGAAACTGGTG AGGGAAAGCCGCTAGTACATAGTTCGCAGTTGGCCTGGCTGCGTGGGGTCGCGCAGGCGCGTCTCGCGGCGGCTGGACTGAGCGGCGCATTGACTGCGTTACGCTACTTCTGTCGCTCCCTCTCTCTGGAGTTGTTGTACACACAAACGCTCAGATTGTGTCGAGATCGACTGTCGAGACATCTTCAAGTAGACAGATACATACCAGGCCAAAAATTGCAAGTTTCTTATTGGAG GGAGCTGGGGTGCGAGCTGGGCTACCGGCTGATCATCGGCGCGGAGGGCGAGCAGCTGTGCGTGTGGCACGTGCCGGCGCTGGCGGGCGGCGAGCGCGTGGCCAGCGCGCTCACGCCGCACGCGCCCTCCATGGAGCGCCTGCTGGCGCACACCGTGCACGTGCGCTCGCGGCAGAGGCTCAACGATCTCAAAGTGTTGCTTAACGACTTGGGG GTGGAGTGCAGCGTGGGCGGCTGGCCGTGCGTGCTGGCGTGCTCGGTGGTGGCGCCGTGCCTGCGCGCGGAGCAGCTGCTGGTGTGCGTGGGCGCGCACGGCGGGCGGCTGCGCGCGCGGGTGCCGGCCTACCCCGCCACGCCGCGCATGCCTGACCTGGCCGCCGCGCTCGCCAACACCAACGTCAACCACATCAAGGCGCTGCTCACTCAACTCAG ATTCTGGTTGGTGGCTCGTCGCTGTGAGAAAACTCTGCAGCACTTGCCGGCGAGCGTGTGCGAACATCTCCCTTTCTTGCACGGACCGGACCATCCGCTGACCAAACTCGCGCCGGACCGCCTCTACGTCACATTACATAGACATACTGACCATATACTT ATAGTGGAAATGAAAGAGGTAGCGGCTGGTAGTACGGCAACTACAAGCAACAGTTCAAACAGTGGAAGTGCTTGCTCCGTGTCGCTGTCCTTCCACCTTGCTGGCGCCAAGCGATGCACACCCGACGAATGCGAGGATGAG GGTTCTTCAAGCAGCTCTACGCCAGCGACTGTCACTCGTGCCTTCTTGAAACTGCATTCACTTGTAGAATTAGACACGTTTACTCTCACACACGGACCATTCACACCTCTCGACACTCCTG GTATGCAGCCCGGTAAGCGCAAGTTGTCAGCGTCGAACGCTCGCGCGGTGCGAGTGCGCCAGCCCGCCTACTTCATACCGGAGCTGGCGCACGTGGTGGCCGCCGCGGACGAGCGCGTGCCCTTCGTCAATCTAGCACAAGAG CTGGCGGCGCGCGGCGTGACGCACGGCGGCGTGCAGCCGGAGTGGAGCGGGTCGGCGCTGGGCATGCGCGTGGTGGCGCTGCCGCGGCCCGAGGGCGCGtgcccgcgcgccgccgccgcgctgcgcGAGCGCCTGCTGGCCGCCACCATCCGCCTCACCACCAAGAACCAGGCGCGCGTGTGGACCGCCGAGATCGTGTTCCACGGCTCGCCCGTGCGCACGCCCAACCCCAGGGAGCAAG GAGAACGTCGCTGCGTGTACTTACAATATGAATTGGGAACGGACGCGGGGAGGACCGCGGACGCGTTCCTCGCGGACTGGGCGGCCATCGTACACCTTCACACTTTGTTGCATGACTTCATGCTTCGGCCGGCACAAG AGCGCGAGAGCGTGTGGCAGGGCGTGTGTATCCGCTCGTACACGTACCGCTCGCTGGTGGTGGGGTTCGGCGCGGCGCAGCGCGCCACGGCCGTGCTGCAGTggagcgcgggcgcggcgcgctACACCGTGGCCACGCCCGCGCACCAGCCCGCCGCCAACGCGCACCACCTGCTGCACCACCACCTCGACCACTACATCAACTG TCACAAAGACCTGATGTCACTGGGAGTAGTGCTGCGTGAGACGTACACGCCTCTGCTGGCGCTCAGTCGGCTGCCCACTCTGCCACAGCTGGGCTTACACCACGTGCGCACGCTCATGCCCACGCCCACCTTCACACTACTAGCTCATTCATGGAGAAAG ATCCGTATCATATACGCGGGTGCATATTCACTAGAGGTGGGTATACGTGGCGGCGGCGTGGTCACTATCAGGGACGGATCATACTCCAAATTTGATCGAAGCACTGTGGTCGACGAGTTTGCACCTGCGCAGGGACTCAAG ATGTTCCTGTCGCGGTATGTAGAAGACAATATGAGTGCAAGACTGTTAGCTGAAGAGGACAACCCGCCGTCACCCATGTCTCCGATGCCGCCTG GAGGACTAAGGTTCCCCGCGCCGCTGACTCCGCCGCAGCCACACACGCCACACTCGGCGCCCGTCACACCACACCCTGCATCGCCGGCACAACACCAA ATGGGAGGCGGGTCGTTCAACCTGACGTCCCcgccgggcggcgcggcgggcggcggcggcgtgtcGGCGTCCCCCGCGTCCCCGCTGGCGCCGTCCCCGCACGCGCCCGCCGCGTCCCCGCACCCGCCGCCCACGTCGCCCTTCACGGCCTGGCCCGCCTCGCCCTCGCTGCCGCGGCCCTCGCCCGGCCACCATCCCTCGCCGCGACACCACCTCGATCACAAAG GTCCGCAGGCGAGCTCGTCGACGAGCCGCggcggggcgggcggcgcgggcgggcgcgcGTGGGCGGGCGCCAGCGCCACGCCGCTGGCCGTGTGCAAGCTGGAGACGCTGTGCACGCCGGCCGAGCCGCCGCCCGGCGCGCCGCCCGGGCCCGCGCTGGCGCCGCTGCAGCGCTTCCTCGCCTGCGTCTACATGAAGCGCACGCTGCAGCGCTTCGTGCAGCAGGAGGACTAC TTGACCCTAGTGTCGGTGGAGACGACTAGTCTTACGTTCCGATGTGAGAGCGCGGGGCTCGCGGCGCGCGTAGCGTTGCATCAACAGCACATGCAGTCGTTACATCTGCATCTAACGCCGCTGCCCGACCACAACAAGGATCAGTGGTCCGCTGACGATTTACAG GTGATGGAGAAGTTCTTCGAGCAGCGCGTGGCGGTGTCGCCGTACCGCGCCACGGCGCTGCAGGGCTGGACCCGCGCGTGGGGCGCGCCCGGCGCCGCGCTGGCCGCGCTCGTGGCGCTCATGCGGGCCGAGCTGGCGCCCGCCGCGCCCATGCTGTGGCAGCTGCACTGGGCGCTGCGCAtcccgcccgccgcgccgcccatCGTGCCCGCCGGCCAGCCCGCCGTGCTGCTCGCCAAGCACAAGATCCTCTTCTTT ATCTGCCTAACCCGCGGCGACACCCAACTCGTGCTGCCGCTAGTGTACGACATGCAGATGAACGTGACGCAGCTGGCCGACAAACAAAACGCACAACCGCATCTTATCGCAGTCGGCTTGCATCTCAAAAG ATTCAACGAATTCAACCAGTCCCACTCGGAGTGCACGCTGTGGCCGGCGGTGCGCGACCTGCTGACGAACTTCACGCTACCGCAGGAGGCGCCGCAGCCCGCCGCGCCCCCGCCGCCATAG